The Streptococcus respiraculi sequence AACAAAGCCTAGAGAAGCCCCAAAAGACAAACCAAGGCTGATTCCGATAGCTAGGGAGTTGTCAGTTGTTTTTTTCAAATCCTATTTCCTCCTAAACGACTTTTTTCTTGTGCTTCACGGACTAAGTCAGCCAGTGTTGTTTGACGAAGTTGATGTTCCAAGGCTTTTTGAGCTTCCTCTAAGCGACCATCTAAGACAGCATGGATGCTTCGCCCCACATTGCAATCAGGATTAGGATTGTCATGAAAGCCAAAGAGCTGACCCGACTTGCCCAAACTATCGACCGCTTCATAGATATCATAGAGGCTAATCTGTTCAAATGCTTGGACAATCTTTGCTCCTCCTGTCCCCCTGGCAATCGCAACTAGCTTTGCTGCCTTAAGCTGAGACAGGACATTGCGAATAATTACAGGATTGACCCCTACGCTACCTGCTAAATAGTCACTCGTCACCTTGGTCGTCTCTCCCTCAAGACCCAAGAGTACCAAGATATGAGTTGCAATGGTAAAACGGCTTGAAATCTGCATGTCATCCTCCTTTTTCTTTAGTATAACGAATTTCCATTGTAACATCAACTCTTAGAATCTGTATTCACAGCTCAGCAACTCTATTTAGGAGCTTATAAATACAGGTTCTTACGTCAATCACTCTTTCATCCTTATCTCCAAATCTATGTCATAAAATATTACATGAAATTCTTTTTATCATTGACGAATCCTGTTAGCAGATGTATAATAATTGTCAAAATTGGAAAAATATACGGAGGTCTCGAGATGAACAAGACTAGTAAATCGTCGTTCAATCATCGTGAATTTGGCTATTACAGCATTCGAGATGCAATGGAGCAAGAAAACAAGGATATCACACACCTTCCCTATACCATCCGTATCTTGATTGAGAGTTTACTCAGGAACTACGACGAAGATAATGTCACAAAATGTCACATTTTAAATCTGATTAATTATAACGCACAAGCTCCTCGTGGTGAAGTTCCTTTCAAACCGAGCCGCGTGATTCTCCAAGATTTTACCGGTGTTCCTGTTGTGGTCGATCTTGCTTCTATGCGTGAAGCAATGATTGCTCACAGTGGAAATCCTGATTTGATTAACCCTGAAATTCCAGTTGATTTAGTCATTGACCATAGTGTACAGGTAGATGCCTATGGCTGCGATACAGCCTTGGAAGAGAATATCACATTAGAATTTGAGCGAAATAATGAACGCTATGAATTTCTCAAATGGGCTGAAAATTCCTTTGACAATTATCGTGCTGTTCCCCCTGCAACTGGGATTATTCATCAGGTCAATATTGAATTTTTAAGCGATGTCATCATTGAAAAAGACGGTCTCCTCTATCCTGATTCCATGTTTGGAACAGATAGTCATACCACGATGATCAACGGCATTGGGGTCCTTGGCTGGGGCGTTGGGGGGATTGAGGCTGAAGCTGCCATGCTGGGAGAGGCTTCTTATTTCCCTGTTCCAGAGGTCATAGGCGTGCGTTTCACAGGCCGTCTTCCCAAAATTGCAACAGCAACCGATTTGGCGCTCACTGTCACACAAGTCTTGCGCAAGGAGCAGGTGGTTGGGAAATTCGTCGAATACCTAGGACCTGGTCTTGCTCATCTGAGCCTAGCAGACCGAGCAACCATTGCCAATATGGCGCCTGAATATGGTGCTACCTGCGGTTATTTCCCCATTGATCAGGAAACCTTAAACTACATGCGCCTGACCAATCGAGACGAAGAACATATCGCCCTCACCGAACACTATGCTAAACTCAACGACCTTTTCTACAATCCAGATATCGAGCCTCGCTACAGCAAGGTTATCAATATTGACTTATCCAGTATCCGTCCTAGTATTGCAGGACCAAAACGACCACAAGATTTGATTGATTTGGCAGATGCCAAGTCCACCTTTGAAGCAAGTATCAGTCAAGAAACAGGAACCCAAGGCTTTGGCTTGACCTCAGAAGAGTTAGACAAGACCGCTACTGTTACGATTGATGGGCAGGTTTTTCCAATCAAAACAGGACATGTGGCAATCGCTGCGATTACCTCTTGCACCAACACCTCCAATCCCTATGTTCTCATGGCTGCAGGACTTCTTGCCCGCAATGCAGTCGAAAAAGGACTAAGTGTTGTGCCAACCGTCAAAACATCGCTCGCTCCAGGCTCCAAGGTCGTATCTGCTTATCTAAAAGAGTCAGGTCTTCAAGCCTATCTGGACAAACTAGGCTTTCAGGTTGTGGGCTACGGCTGTACCACTTGTATCGGAAACTCGGGAAATCTCCGGCCTGAAGTAGCACAGGCCATTACAGACAAGGACCTGCTCGCTTCTGCTGTCCTCTCTGGCAATCGCAACTTTGAAGGGCGTATCAATCCTCTAGTCAAGGCCAATTTCCTAGCGAGCCCGCCACTCGTTGTGGCCTACGCCCTTGCAGGAACGACCACTATTGACTTAACCCGTGACCCACTGGGATTTGACGCTAACAATCAGCCTGTTTATCTGGAGGATATCATGCCCAAAAGACAGGAAATCGAAGCCTACGTCGACCAGTATGTCACCCGAGACCTCTTTCAAAAAGAATACGAACATGTCTTTTCAGACAGCAAGAAGTGGAACCAGATTCCCGTCACCAAAAGTAAGAACTATCACTGGAATGCTCAATCTACCTACATTCAAAATCCCCCCTATTTTGACCAGTTAGATAACGACTTAGCGATTCGCCCTCTGCTCAATCTTCAGCCGCTTGCAAAATTTGGGGATAGTGTCACGACAGACCACATTTCACCAGCTGGAAACATTGCTCGAATCAGTCCTGCTGCCCGCTATTTAAGCGAACACGGTGTGGACTATATGAACTTTAATTCCTACGGCAGCCGCAGGGGAAATCACGAGGTCATGATGC is a genomic window containing:
- a CDS encoding Rrf2 family transcriptional regulator, whose product is MQISSRFTIATHILVLLGLEGETTKVTSDYLAGSVGVNPVIIRNVLSQLKAAKLVAIARGTGGAKIVQAFEQISLYDIYEAVDSLGKSGQLFGFHDNPNPDCNVGRSIHAVLDGRLEEAQKALEHQLRQTTLADLVREAQEKSRLGGNRI
- the acnA gene encoding aconitate hydratase AcnA; protein product: MNKTSKSSFNHREFGYYSIRDAMEQENKDITHLPYTIRILIESLLRNYDEDNVTKCHILNLINYNAQAPRGEVPFKPSRVILQDFTGVPVVVDLASMREAMIAHSGNPDLINPEIPVDLVIDHSVQVDAYGCDTALEENITLEFERNNERYEFLKWAENSFDNYRAVPPATGIIHQVNIEFLSDVIIEKDGLLYPDSMFGTDSHTTMINGIGVLGWGVGGIEAEAAMLGEASYFPVPEVIGVRFTGRLPKIATATDLALTVTQVLRKEQVVGKFVEYLGPGLAHLSLADRATIANMAPEYGATCGYFPIDQETLNYMRLTNRDEEHIALTEHYAKLNDLFYNPDIEPRYSKVINIDLSSIRPSIAGPKRPQDLIDLADAKSTFEASISQETGTQGFGLTSEELDKTATVTIDGQVFPIKTGHVAIAAITSCTNTSNPYVLMAAGLLARNAVEKGLSVVPTVKTSLAPGSKVVSAYLKESGLQAYLDKLGFQVVGYGCTTCIGNSGNLRPEVAQAITDKDLLASAVLSGNRNFEGRINPLVKANFLASPPLVVAYALAGTTTIDLTRDPLGFDANNQPVYLEDIMPKRQEIEAYVDQYVTRDLFQKEYEHVFSDSKKWNQIPVTKSKNYHWNAQSTYIQNPPYFDQLDNDLAIRPLLNLQPLAKFGDSVTTDHISPAGNIARISPAARYLSEHGVDYMNFNSYGSRRGNHEVMMRGTFANIRIKNELANGRVGGFTSYKGEIVPIYDAAMAYQAANIGTLIIAGKDYGMGSSRDWAAKGSALLGVKAVLAESFERIHRSNLVMMGIAPLQFLEGQTADTLGLTGLERYDIHLPEAPTIQEMVDIVAHGEQGDIAFQALLRFDAAADIRYYQNGGILPMVVRKKLAASQP